Within Oleidesulfovibrio alaskensis DSM 16109, the genomic segment GCGGGTCGCCGCTGAGCCGTGCAGCCATGGCGTCGGCATCAAACTCGCGCGTCCGCGACAACGCAAGCTGAAGCAACATGGCCATATGGGGCGCAAGAATAAGCAGCACCACCAGCAGCCACGAAACAGTGACCTCTCCGGCAAGCAGCAGCGGAATGTTGAGCAGCAACAGAATCTTGCCCGCAGTGGAAAACAACGCCGTCACCCTGCTGACAACATCGGCAAGAGTCATCACACGGGTGTCCGCACCCGCGATATGTGACACCTCATGCGCCAGCACGGCAATCAGTTCGCGCATGGTGAGGTTACGCAGCAAAGCGTCGGAAACAGCTATGGCTGCATGCTTTCCGCTGCCGACGGTAAAGGCATTAAGCACCGTGCTAGGTATATGATACAGCACCGGCAGATGCTCCAGCCCCGCCCTGCGGCTGAGTTCTGCCAGAGCATGGTACACTGCGGGCGCATGTTCACTGCGCAGTGGTCTTGCCCTGTACATGCGCAGCAGAATGGCAGGCGACACAGACGGCAGCCACAACAGGGCCGCGCCTGCCGCGGCGACAGCCCACACGGCGCCTCCGTCGCCCAGCAGTATCCATCCTGTCAACGCCAGCAGAGCAAGCATCCCTGCCACCAGCAGCACTGTCTGTATCAGATTCCCGTGGCGGACCCCCTCGTGTAACATGATTTTCTCCATATCGCTGTCAGTCAGATCACATCATGAGCTATAACAGCAACCTGTCTTGTCAATGCGCGCCGGAGTGCTTTTGTTCCCCGGCAAAGTACGCTATGAGTTCCTAACCACGTGCGCAGATTGTGCATTCATACAGGAGCCGCCATGTCCCAGACCCTATCCACCGCAACACAGCAACACCCGTTCAGAACAAAACCAGCCAGAACATTTCTGTCACTGGCTGTGCCGGTGCTGTTCTCGCTGGTGGCAGAACCGCTGACAGGTCTTGCAGACACGGCCTTTGTAGCCAGACTGGGCGAAGCGCCGCTGGCCGCACTTGGCGTGGGCACCATGACCCTCTCGGCCATTTTCTGGGCATTCAATTTTCTGAGCATAGGAACACAGACAGAAGTGGCACAGGCTCTTGGCGGCGGTAACAGAGAAAAAGCGGCAGACACATGCGGAGCCGCCCTGCTCCTTTCATGCTCACTCGGCGTGGTCACGGCTCTGGCGGCGCTCCCTTTTCTGCATCCGATCGTAACTTTCATGGGGGCCGACGAAACCATGGCTCCGCTGGCAGCAGAATACATCCGCCTGCGCCTTGTGGGTGCTCCGGCCCTGCTTGTGACTCTGGCCGGCATCGGAGCGCTGCGGGGGCTGCAGGACATGCGCACACCGTTCTGGGTAGCCTGCATTGTCAATATAATGAACATCTTGCTGGACTGGCTGCTTATATTCGGTATCGGGCCTTTTCCCGCGCTTGGCGTTTCCGGTGCGGCACTGGCCACATCGTGCAGCCAGTGGGCCGGCGCGGCATGGACGCTGGCCGTGGTGTGGAAAAGGCTGCGTCCTTCATGGCACATCCAGCTGCACGACATAAAAAAGCTGTTCACCATCGGCGGCGATCTTTTTGTACGCTCAGGAATGGTCATTCTGTTTCTGCTGCTGGGCACCAGAGCAGCCACCGCGGCAGGTACTGACGCCGGAGCGGCGCATCAGGCCATAAGACAGTTTTTCATCTTCACGGCATTGTTTCTGGATACCTTTGCCATTACCGGACAAAGCCTCATCGGTCTTTTTTTCGGCCAGCGCGATATTGCCGCATCGCGTCTGGTCGCCTCTTTTGTCTGCCGCTGGAGCCTGTGGACAGGTTGTCTGCTTTCTGTAGTGATGCTTGCAGGACAAAAAGGCATCGCATGGCTGCTGGTGCCCGCATCTGTGCTGGAGACATTTATTCCCGCATGGGTGGTGGCGGCGCTTATCCAGCCGGTGAACGCACTCTCTTTTGCCACCGACGGCATCCACTGGGGCACAGGTGATTTCCGCTTCATCCGCAACGCCATGGTTGCGGCTTCCACCACGGCCATTGCCGCTCTTATCTGCATCACCTACCTGCAACCTGCCGCCATGCTCAACTGGGTATGGGGCATTACCGGACTGTGGACTACAGTCCGTGCCGGATTCGGCCTGTACCGCATCTGGCCCGGATCCCCGTCAGCCCCGCTGGGGCGCAGCAGCCCGCTGTAGCGGTGTCCTGTACCCCCGTACCCCGCCTGCTCATTCCTGTGCACACTGCGATTCTCTTTTACGTCTACCGGATATCACTATGAGCATACTCCAGATAAAACATTGCACCGCCTGCGGTAAAAAAACCTATCACAGATTTTATGACGCGCTGAAAAACAGATACGTATGCCGGTCATACTGGGAATGCCTGGACTGCCGGACACGCTCGGAACAGCCGCATGACAAAGGCTTCAGTTCAGGATGCCGCATGGCACCCGATACCGGAAAATGAAGCGGGATGCCGAAGCATCCCGCAGGAACCGGATTATCTCATTTCAAACCCGTCATACACCGTGTCGTAGTCAATCCATGCAGCCTTCACATCAAGAATGCCGGTTGCCGGACCGCCCTGTTTCAGCAGAACTTTCAACTTTTCAAGCCCGCCGTCATTCCCCTGAGCCAGCAGCTCGGCACGGCCGGTTTCAATCCTGCGTACCCAGCCGTTCAGCCCCAGAACAACGGCATGATCATATACCCATGCAAGAAAGTACCCCTGCTCAACATTACCAGTTACGATAAGATGCAGGCTCTTCATATGGTACCTCTCTTTTCTGCACATTACGATGAGTCACCAACGCACCGCACAGCTGCAAGGCTTGTTTTTAGTATAGCCACGCATTAAAAATCAGGCAAGATCACTACCATGGAGTATGTGCCGGTGGCAGACTCTTGCGTGGCACGCCGTGCTGGTATATCTGGGCGGGACAACGCTGAACCGATGCCCGCAAGGAGGCTCCCATTACATTCAAGGAAACAGTAATGCTTGCCATTAAGATGGCAGGTAAGCAGAAAAAAGAATTTGTGGTAGGCAAGGAGGACGGGCGCTGGCTGATTGCGGACATAGGTGACCCGTCTTCGGATCAGCTTTCGCCCAGCATCATTGTCACCGGAGAAGGCATAAAGTACCCGGACGACGAGTATCTTTTTACACGGCTTGTGGCCGAAGGTGCCTGAGCTGACGCCCGGAAAAACAAGGCCGCCCTTGCGGGCGGCCTTTAACAACAATGCCGGCTGCTATTTTTTAAGCCAGGGCATCATGGAACGCAGGCGCGCCCCCACTTCTTCAATGGGGTGCTCGGCCTCGATGCGCCGGCGGGCCGTGAAGGTAGGATAGTTTGCCTTGCACTCAAGGATGAAATCCCGTGCAAAACGGCCTTCCTGAATATCCTTCAGCGCAGCCTTCATTTCTTTTTTGGTTTCTTCAGTCACAATGCGGCGGCCGGTCACATAGTCACCGTATTCTGCCGTATCGCTTATGGAATGCCGCATTTTGGCAAGACCGCCTTCGTAGATAAGATCCACGATAAGCTTTGTCTCGTGCAGGCACTCGAAGTAGGCGATTTCAGGCTGATAGCCTGCTTCCACCAGAGTTTCAAAACCAGCCTGAATCAGAGCGCTGATACCACCGCACAAAACCGCCTGTTCGCCGAAGAGGTCGGTTTCCGTTTCTTCACGGAAGGTGGTTTCAATGACGCCGGAACGTGTTCCGCCTACGCCCATGGCATAGGCAAGGGCTTTCTCCATGGCCTGTCCGCTGGCATCTTGGTGGATGGCCACAAGACAGGGAACGCCGCCACCTTCGGTATAGGTACGGCGGACAAGATGGCCCGGCCCCTTGGGAGCGATCATGAACACATCGACATCCTTGGGCGGTACAATCTGGTTGAAATGGATATTAAAGCCATGAGCGAACACCAGCGACTTGCCGGCGGCCAGATGCGGCTTGATATCATTTTCATACACAGAAGCCTGATACTGGTCGGGGAGTAGAATCATGATCAGGTCGGCTTGTGCGGCAGCCTCTGCTGCGCTAAGGGGCTGGAAACCATGCTCCTTTGCCAGCTCGAAGTTGGGGCCGCCGGGGCGCTGGCCGACGATCACGTTCACGCCGGAATCACGCAGGTTCTGCGCATGCGCATGGCCCTGACTGCCGTAGCCTATGATGGCCACGGTCTTGCCCTTGAGCACTTCCAGGTTTGCATCCTGTTCGTAATAGACCTTCATTTCTACTCCCTGCTGTAGCTTGTACAGCTTCCCAAAGGTTAGTGGTTACCTATAAAAAAACCCACCTGAGAGGCTCAAGCGCCCGTCAGGTGGGTTGCCGCAAAAATGCAGTTAAACCTGTTCCGGTTGCATGGAGCGCTTCATAGCCACGGTACCAGTTCTGGCTATCTCCTTGATGCCGAATCTGGTTAGCAGCTGAATCACTGCCTGAATTTTACCATGATCGCCGGTCGCTTCCAGCGTCAGATCATGCAAACTCACATCGACCACCTTGCAACGGAAAATATCGGCAATGCGCAGAACTTCCGCCCTGCGCGTTTCCTCGGCGTTAACCTTTAAAATAACCATCTCCCGCTCTACGGCGGCTATATCTTCGAAGTCAACAACTTTTATAACTGTCACCAGCTTTCGCAGCTGTTTAACAATCTGCTCGATAATCTGATCATCACCGCTGGTGCTGATGGTCATCAAAGATACACCGGCTTCAAGAGTCGGGGCAACGTTAAGCGATTCAATGTTGAACCCCCTGCCGCTGAACAGCCCGGCCACCCGGGAAAGAACGCCCGGCTCGTTTTCCACCAGAACGGAAAGTACATGACGCATGGAAGTCTCCTACACAAGCAGCATCTCGTCCAGCGCCGCACCGGCCGGAACCATGGGATAGACATTTTCCTCGCGCTCCACGCGCACATCAACAATAGCCGGAGCCGGGCTTTGCAGGGCCTGCCGCAACACCGGCTCAAGATCAGCCTGTGCTGTGATGCGGTACCCTTCCGCTCCGTAGGCTTCAGCCAGTTTCACAAAATCAGGCTGGGCCTCCATGCAGGTTGAACAGTAATTACGCTGATAGAACAACTCCTGCCACTGGCGCACCATACCCAGATAGCCGTTGTTCAGAATAATTATTTTAACCGGCAGCTTGTTACAAACCGCTGTGGCCAGTTCCTGAATATTCATCTGAATGGAACCGTCGCCCGCAAAATCAATCACCAGATGCCCCGGAAACGCCATCTGCGCACCTATAGCCGCCGGAAAACCGTATCCCATGGTGCCTAGTCCGCCGGAAGTCAGCAGCGTGCGCGGTTTACGGTATTTGAAAAACTGTGCGGCCCACATCTGGTTCTGCCCCACCTCGGTGGTGACAATACACTCGCCTCTGGTGATACCGAAAACAGTTTCCACAACCTGCTGCGGTTTAATACCTTCAGAAGGCACATACCCCAGAGGATGACTCTGCGCCCAATCGTGCACCGTGGCAAGCCACTCAGTCCAGCGGGGTACGGGAATGTTCTCTTCAAAGCGGGCCGAAAGAATCTCGCGCATGCCAGCAAGCGCCATACGGCAGTCGCCCACCACAGGCACCTCTACGCCCACATTTTTTCTGATGGATGTGGGGTCGATGTCTATGTGGATAATCTTGGCACCGGCGGCAAAAGCCGAAAGCTTTCCTGTCACTCTGTCGTCAAAGCGCGCACCGGCGGCAATAAGCACGTCACAGCTATTCACCGCCTTGTTGGCGGCAAAGGTGCCGTGCATACCCAGCATGCCCAGAAAGAGCGGGTCGTCACCGGGAAAAGAACCAAGCCCCATCAGACTTGAAGTTACCGGAATCTGCAACGTGCGGGCCAGCCAGCCAAGCTCTTCGCTGGCATCGGACCCCACAACCCCGCCACCGGCGAACAGCAGCGGCCGTCTGGCAGAAAGAACCAGTTCCGCCGCTCTGCGCAGCTGGTTAAGATTCGGTCTGTATGTCGGGTTGTAGCTGCGCAGCTTGACTTCTTCAGGAATCTGAAACTCTGCACGGGCTACCATGATATCTTTTGGCAGGTCGACAAGAACGGGACCCGGCCTGCCGGAACGGGCAAGATAAAAAGCTTCGCGGATAATACGCGGCAAGTCGCTCAGTTCCTTCACCAGATAATTATGCTTGGTGCAGGGACGCGTAATGCCCACTATATCCACTTCCTGAAAAGCGTCATTGCCTATCAGCGCACGCGGCACCTGTCCGGTTAGCACCACCAGAGGAATGGAGTCGCAGTACGCTGTAGCGATTCCGGTCACGGTATTGGTGGCGCCGGGTCCCGAAGTGACCAGACAGACCCCCACTCGACCGGAAGCACGGGCATAACCGTCCGCGGCATGTACTGCGGCCTGTTCGTGGCGCACCAGCACATGACGCAGGTCATGCCGGGGAAGTTCGTCGTAAATGTCGATCACGGCCCCGCCGGGGTAGCCGAAAATGACATCAACGCCTTCCTTTTTAAGACACTCCAACAGGATCCGGGCCCCGCTCGACTCCATCTAGTTCTCCTTACTGCGGTAGCTTTCAAGGATGGTCAGAAGCTTTGTCTTCCCTTCAAGCTTCTGTTTTTTAAGTTCTTTCACATGTGTCTGTTCACTGGGTGTCAGGAACGGTTTGTTGTCCAGTTTCTCGATCTGCTTTTCGTAAAGCACATGATCTTCCCACAAGGCTTTGAGCTCAGGATCCCGGGACGACAATTTCTCCAACAGTTCAAGGTCTCGCGTTTCCATGAAACTCATCTCCTTCGGCTATGTTGGGTTGCTCCTGATGCCCTGTTTCCGGCACATCCAGAACAGGCATCGTATCCCTTTCGATCAACAAGACTTTTTTTCTGGAGCTTACCCCCGATTCAAGTCGCACCCTGTTCTGTTTCACACCGCAGAGCTGCGCCACAAACCGGATAAGCTCTTTGTTCGCCTTGTTGTCCACAGCGGGCGCGCTCAGCCTTATGCGCACCCTGCCGTCATAAAGTCCTGCTATACCGCTGAGTTTTGCCCCCGGCTGCGCCCATACTTTCAGGCGCCATAAACCTTGTGCCGCAGGGCAAAGATACTCCTTGTCATTCATCACCGTTTCCGGCGGGCTGCTGAGCCTCATCCGGCACGGAACGGGGCTGCTGTTCGGCAAGCGAAAGCTCCAGCAGATGCAGATGGGCATCAATGACTGACCGGACTTTCATTTCAAACTGCGCCCTGAGCTTTTTGGCCTGCAGAATCTCTTCCTGCAGTCTTGCAAGCCGCATGTGCCCCTGATTCACCAGCGTTTCAGCCTTGGCATGTGCCGCGTCGATAATAAGCTGTGCTTCGCGCTGCGCATTGGTTTTCATGTCTTCAGTCATGCGCTGGGTGGCTATTAGCGTATCGCGCAGGGTGGCTTCGCGGTCCCGGTATTCCGCAAGGCGGGTTTCAAGTTCCGCCACACGGGTTTCCAGACGCGATTTATCTTCTCCCAGCCTGCCTATGGTATCAGCCATCTCCTGCATGTACCGGTCGACTTCCGCCGTATCGTACCCGCGCAGAGAGCGGGAAAAACCCTGATTGAGAATATCTATGCGACTGACAGCCATACCCTGTGCTCTCCTACATGCCCGCCGCAAACATGGCCAGCGAACGGATGACAAATCCCCGTATGAATTCTATGGCAAGCAGAAGTACCACGGGAGAAAGATCTATACCGCTGAAATAAACAAACGGCAGCCACTTGCGGATTCTGTACAGAACAGGTTCCGTAAGGCTGTGAATAATTCTGACAATGGGATTATACGGGTCGGGATTTACCCAGGAGAGTACCGCTGCCGCGATCACAACCCAGAAGTAAAGTCCCAGAACCGAATTCAGAATCGTGGCAACAGTGGATATGAAATTTACGGCAAGTACGTCCATGAATCCTCCTGACGGGGTTCTTGCCGGGTGAGAATCTGCCTTTAGAGATATAATTCACTTCCCGGCGTTTGGAATCAAGCAAAAAATTACATCATTGCTAAAAAAGAGCCGGACGGGAGCAACCGCTCGCCAGCAAAGAGAAATACTGCACAAACTGAGCGCGCAGACTCCAGAAATCGTTGATATGCCGCTCAGCCTGCAATGTTTCATTACGGAACGCCCAGAAAGGGACCTCCGCGCTGTGCGCCGCCTGACTGTCCAGCAGCGAATCGCCCACAAAGGCAATCTCGTCCCTGCCGCACTCCCAGGCTTCCAGAACTTTATTGACCCCTTCCGGATGGGGTTTGGCAACAACCTTCGATGCAGTCATCACCGGATGAAAAAAACCGCTCATGTCAAAAACATCGAGCACATACTCCATGCTGTTTGTGCGGTTGGTATGCACAGCCATGCGCACCCCGTTGTCTCGCAGCAAAGCCAGAAATTCCAGCAGGCCCGGCTCCGGTTCCATGGATGGCACTATTTCCTTGAGATAATCCACCTGCTTGCGCGCCCATCCCATACGGTCATGCATGGCAGGCGGAATGATGTGCACCAGAGACTCGCCCACGGTGTGCATATGCACATAATCTTCCTGCGCGGCCGTCATGGGTCCCAGTCCCAGCTTTTCCAGAATCAGGTTGTAGTACCGCATGTTCGCAGCGCGCGAATCAAACAGCACTCCGTCACAATCAAAAACAACACCATGCAGCCCCCGCGGGAACCGTGAGGCCAGATAATGGGCAGTCAGCAGCACAAAAACTCCTTACAGATCGATATGATAAAAAACTGACACAACGGCTCAGCTTTCCGCGCCGAAAACAACCGTAAACACGGTCTGCTGCCAGTCTCTTCCTTCGGGGACACGGCCATGCCCCAGTATGCGCCACAAGGGCGCCTGCACCTTCATCAGCCTGCCGGCTGCGGCCAGTGCGCTGTCATCCCACGCACTGCACAGAGCAGCAGCCTCCTGTGCGTCCAGCGCAGCAGTTTCTTCCATTGCCGCAAGCACATCTTTCATACCGCCGTCATCCGTGACCAGTACAGTGCCCTCCGGAAGAAAAACTGCCATATTATCCAGCACCACACGCCACGAAAGACGCATCATATCAGTGCCACGGCCTTCAAGTGCAGAAGGTGCGCCAGCCAGTCCGGCCAGTTCCTGCAGGTCTGCATCACGCTCAGCGCCCAGCAGATCCCCCATAGAGGCAAGAGAGCTTTCATAACGGCTTTGCAGCGTTTCCAGCTCGCTTACGCTCTCCTCAAGAGAATATGCCAGCAGAAGAGTTTTCTGGGCCTCCACCAGCGGGTTCTTCATCAGGGTTTCATGCGGGGCGGCAGGGGCAAAGCTGCCGCCGCCTGCAGCCACAAAAGCTTCCAGATCAGCCAGTTCCTGCTGTCCGGCATGCTTGTGTGCATGGTCTTGCGCCTTTTCGTTGTCCAGAGCAAAAACAACCAGATCGCGGCTGTTGCCGAAAGTCTCAGCCAATGAAGCCAATTCGTGC encodes:
- a CDS encoding DUF167 domain-containing protein, with translation MNDKEYLCPAAQGLWRLKVWAQPGAKLSGIAGLYDGRVRIRLSAPAVDNKANKELIRFVAQLCGVKQNRVRLESGVSSRKKVLLIERDTMPVLDVPETGHQEQPNIAEGDEFHGNARP
- a CDS encoding HAD family hydrolase, with product MLLTAHYLASRFPRGLHGVVFDCDGVLFDSRAANMRYYNLILEKLGLGPMTAAQEDYVHMHTVGESLVHIIPPAMHDRMGWARKQVDYLKEIVPSMEPEPGLLEFLALLRDNGVRMAVHTNRTNSMEYVLDVFDMSGFFHPVMTASKVVAKPHPEGVNKVLEAWECGRDEIAFVGDSLLDSQAAHSAEVPFWAFRNETLQAERHINDFWSLRAQFVQYFSLLASGCSRPALF
- a CDS encoding DUF465 domain-containing protein, producing METRDLELLEKLSSRDPELKALWEDHVLYEKQIEKLDNKPFLTPSEQTHVKELKKQKLEGKTKLLTILESYRSKEN
- the ilvN gene encoding acetolactate synthase small subunit, giving the protein MRHVLSVLVENEPGVLSRVAGLFSGRGFNIESLNVAPTLEAGVSLMTISTSGDDQIIEQIVKQLRKLVTVIKVVDFEDIAAVEREMVILKVNAEETRRAEVLRIADIFRCKVVDVSLHDLTLEATGDHGKIQAVIQLLTRFGIKEIARTGTVAMKRSMQPEQV
- the ilvC gene encoding ketol-acid reductoisomerase, with amino-acid sequence MKVYYEQDANLEVLKGKTVAIIGYGSQGHAHAQNLRDSGVNVIVGQRPGGPNFELAKEHGFQPLSAAEAAAQADLIMILLPDQYQASVYENDIKPHLAAGKSLVFAHGFNIHFNQIVPPKDVDVFMIAPKGPGHLVRRTYTEGGGVPCLVAIHQDASGQAMEKALAYAMGVGGTRSGVIETTFREETETDLFGEQAVLCGGISALIQAGFETLVEAGYQPEIAYFECLHETKLIVDLIYEGGLAKMRHSISDTAEYGDYVTGRRIVTEETKKEMKAALKDIQEGRFARDFILECKANYPTFTARRRIEAEHPIEEVGARLRSMMPWLKK
- the ilvB gene encoding biosynthetic-type acetolactate synthase large subunit codes for the protein MESSGARILLECLKKEGVDVIFGYPGGAVIDIYDELPRHDLRHVLVRHEQAAVHAADGYARASGRVGVCLVTSGPGATNTVTGIATAYCDSIPLVVLTGQVPRALIGNDAFQEVDIVGITRPCTKHNYLVKELSDLPRIIREAFYLARSGRPGPVLVDLPKDIMVARAEFQIPEEVKLRSYNPTYRPNLNQLRRAAELVLSARRPLLFAGGGVVGSDASEELGWLARTLQIPVTSSLMGLGSFPGDDPLFLGMLGMHGTFAANKAVNSCDVLIAAGARFDDRVTGKLSAFAAGAKIIHIDIDPTSIRKNVGVEVPVVGDCRMALAGMREILSARFEENIPVPRWTEWLATVHDWAQSHPLGYVPSEGIKPQQVVETVFGITRGECIVTTEVGQNQMWAAQFFKYRKPRTLLTSGGLGTMGYGFPAAIGAQMAFPGHLVIDFAGDGSIQMNIQELATAVCNKLPVKIIILNNGYLGMVRQWQELFYQRNYCSTCMEAQPDFVKLAEAYGAEGYRITAQADLEPVLRQALQSPAPAIVDVRVEREENVYPMVPAGAALDEMLLV
- a CDS encoding acylphosphatase, whose translation is MKSLHLIVTGNVEQGYFLAWVYDHAVVLGLNGWVRRIETGRAELLAQGNDGGLEKLKVLLKQGGPATGILDVKAAWIDYDTVYDGFEMR
- a CDS encoding DivIVA domain-containing protein, encoding MAVSRIDILNQGFSRSLRGYDTAEVDRYMQEMADTIGRLGEDKSRLETRVAELETRLAEYRDREATLRDTLIATQRMTEDMKTNAQREAQLIIDAAHAKAETLVNQGHMRLARLQEEILQAKKLRAQFEMKVRSVIDAHLHLLELSLAEQQPRSVPDEAQQPAGNGDE
- a CDS encoding MATE family efflux transporter: MSQTLSTATQQHPFRTKPARTFLSLAVPVLFSLVAEPLTGLADTAFVARLGEAPLAALGVGTMTLSAIFWAFNFLSIGTQTEVAQALGGGNREKAADTCGAALLLSCSLGVVTALAALPFLHPIVTFMGADETMAPLAAEYIRLRLVGAPALLVTLAGIGALRGLQDMRTPFWVACIVNIMNILLDWLLIFGIGPFPALGVSGAALATSCSQWAGAAWTLAVVWKRLRPSWHIQLHDIKKLFTIGGDLFVRSGMVILFLLLGTRAATAAGTDAGAAHQAIRQFFIFTALFLDTFAITGQSLIGLFFGQRDIAASRLVASFVCRWSLWTGCLLSVVMLAGQKGIAWLLVPASVLETFIPAWVVAALIQPVNALSFATDGIHWGTGDFRFIRNAMVAASTTAIAALICITYLQPAAMLNWVWGITGLWTTVRAGFGLYRIWPGSPSAPLGRSSPL
- a CDS encoding zinc metalloprotease HtpX; the encoded protein is MLHEGVRHGNLIQTVLLVAGMLALLALTGWILLGDGGAVWAVAAAGAALLWLPSVSPAILLRMYRARPLRSEHAPAVYHALAELSRRAGLEHLPVLYHIPSTVLNAFTVGSGKHAAIAVSDALLRNLTMRELIAVLAHEVSHIAGADTRVMTLADVVSRVTALFSTAGKILLLLNIPLLLAGEVTVSWLLVVLLILAPHMAMLLQLALSRTREFDADAMAARLSGDPQGLAMALQRLERSGAGLWERMLAPGRRVEEPSFLRTHPPTHERVNRLMAVAARMHTQGGSAQVPLYVRYTQPVQVPVRQILRPRWRLGGIWY
- a CDS encoding YggT family protein, whose translation is MDVLAVNFISTVATILNSVLGLYFWVVIAAAVLSWVNPDPYNPIVRIIHSLTEPVLYRIRKWLPFVYFSGIDLSPVVLLLAIEFIRGFVIRSLAMFAAGM